In Chaetodon trifascialis isolate fChaTrf1 chromosome 4, fChaTrf1.hap1, whole genome shotgun sequence, one DNA window encodes the following:
- the LOC139329841 gene encoding guanine nucleotide-binding protein subunit beta-4 isoform X1, whose protein sequence is MSELEQLRQEAEQLRNQIRDARKACSDSTLSQITAGLDSVGRIQMRTRRTLRGHLAKIYAMHWGSDSRLLVSASQDGKLIIWDSYTTNKMHAIPLRSSWVMTCAYAPSGNYVACGGLDNICSIYSLKTREGNVRVTRELPGHTGYLSCCRFLDDNQILTSSGDTTCALWDIETGQQATTFTGHTGDVMSLSLSPDYKTFVSGACDATSKLWDIRDGMCRQSFTGHVSDINAVSFFPNGNAFGTGSDDATCRLFDLRADQELMMYSHDNIICGITSVAFSKSGRLLLAGYDDFNCNVWDTLKGERAGVLAGHDNRVSCLGVTEDGMAVATGSWDSFLRIWN, encoded by the exons ATGAGCGAGCTGGAACAGTTGCGGCAGGAAGCCGAGCAACTACGCAATCAGATCCGG gATGCCAGGAAAGCCTGCAGTGACTCCACTCTGTCACAG ATCACAGCTGGTCTGGATTCAGTGGGCCGGATACAGATGCGGACACGACGCACTCTCAGGGGCCACCTGGCCAAGATCTATGCAATGCACTGGGGGAGCGACTCCAG GTTACTTGTCAGTGCCTCACAAGATGGAAAGCTAATTATTTGGGACAGCTACACAACAAATAAG ATGCATGCCATCCCGCTGCGCTCTTCCTGGGTGATGACATGCGCCTACGCCCCTTCTGGGAACTATGTGGCCTGCGGAGGCCTGGACAACATCTGCTCTATATACAGCCTGAAGACCCGCGAGGGCAACGTGCGCGTCACCAGAGAGCTACCCGGACACACAG GTTACTTGTCCTGCTGTCGTTTCCTGGATGACAACCAGATACTAACCAGCTCTGGAGACACCACCTG TGCACTGTGGGACATAGAGACGGGTCAGCAGGCCACCACATTCACTGGCCACACAGGGGACGTCATGAGTTTGTCTCTAAGCCCAGACTACAAGACCTTTGTGTCAGGAGCCTGTGACGCCACCTCCAAGCTGTGGGACATCCGTGACGGCATGTGCAGGCAGTCCTTTACTGGCCATGTGTCCGACATCAACGCCGTCAGC tttTTCCCCAATGGGAACGCCTTTGGCACAGGCTCAGACGATGCCACCTGCAGGCTGTTTGACCTGCGTGCCGACCAGGAGCTGATGATGTACAGCCATGACAACATCATCTGCGGCATCACCTCCGTGGCTTTCTCCAAGAGTGGCCGACTGCTCCTGGCCGGCTACGACGACTTTAACTGCAACGTCTGGGACACTCTGAAAGGGGAGCGAGCGG GTGTTCTCGCGGGCCACGACAACAGAGTCAGCTGCTTAGGCGTGACAGAGGACGGCATGGCTGTGGCCACTGGCTCCTGGGACAGTTTCCTCCGGATCTGGAACTAA
- the LOC139329841 gene encoding guanine nucleotide-binding protein subunit beta-4 isoform X2, with amino-acid sequence MQWVSTACLTVMKQISFSVFNMSVSLFIFLSVHLSPNAMHWDSDGSPRLLVSASQDGKLIIWDSYTTNKMHAIPLRSSWVMTCAYAPSGNYVACGGLDNICSIYSLKTREGNVRVTRELPGHTGYLSCCRFLDDNQILTSSGDTTCALWDIETGQQATTFTGHTGDVMSLSLSPDYKTFVSGACDATSKLWDIRDGMCRQSFTGHVSDINAVSFFPNGNAFGTGSDDATCRLFDLRADQELMMYSHDNIICGITSVAFSKSGRLLLAGYDDFNCNVWDTLKGERAGVLAGHDNRVSCLGVTEDGMAVATGSWDSFLRIWN; translated from the exons ATGCAGTGGGTCTCAACAGCTTGTTTAACTGTTATGAAACaaatttctttctctgtgtttaataTGTCTGTGTCactctttatctttctctctgtccatctgtctcccaATGCAATGCACTGGGACAGTGACGGCAGTCCCAG GTTACTTGTCAGTGCCTCACAAGATGGAAAGCTAATTATTTGGGACAGCTACACAACAAATAAG ATGCATGCCATCCCGCTGCGCTCTTCCTGGGTGATGACATGCGCCTACGCCCCTTCTGGGAACTATGTGGCCTGCGGAGGCCTGGACAACATCTGCTCTATATACAGCCTGAAGACCCGCGAGGGCAACGTGCGCGTCACCAGAGAGCTACCCGGACACACAG GTTACTTGTCCTGCTGTCGTTTCCTGGATGACAACCAGATACTAACCAGCTCTGGAGACACCACCTG TGCACTGTGGGACATAGAGACGGGTCAGCAGGCCACCACATTCACTGGCCACACAGGGGACGTCATGAGTTTGTCTCTAAGCCCAGACTACAAGACCTTTGTGTCAGGAGCCTGTGACGCCACCTCCAAGCTGTGGGACATCCGTGACGGCATGTGCAGGCAGTCCTTTACTGGCCATGTGTCCGACATCAACGCCGTCAGC tttTTCCCCAATGGGAACGCCTTTGGCACAGGCTCAGACGATGCCACCTGCAGGCTGTTTGACCTGCGTGCCGACCAGGAGCTGATGATGTACAGCCATGACAACATCATCTGCGGCATCACCTCCGTGGCTTTCTCCAAGAGTGGCCGACTGCTCCTGGCCGGCTACGACGACTTTAACTGCAACGTCTGGGACACTCTGAAAGGGGAGCGAGCGG GTGTTCTCGCGGGCCACGACAACAGAGTCAGCTGCTTAGGCGTGACAGAGGACGGCATGGCTGTGGCCACTGGCTCCTGGGACAGTTTCCTCCGGATCTGGAACTAA
- the aldh7a1 gene encoding alpha-aminoadipic semialdehyde dehydrogenase — protein sequence MQRCLTLTLAQHSRLLLRKKFASVRCQQSAAMSGLLINQPKYSWLKELGLSEDNPGVYNGSWGGSGEVITSYCPANNEPIARVTQATLAEYEETVQKTREAWKMWADIPAPKRGEIVRQIGDALRKKIKVLGSLVSLEMGKIYVEGVGEVQEYVDVCDYAVGLSRMIGGPVLPSERPGHALIEQWNPVGLVGIITAFNFPVAVYGWNNAIALTCGNVCLWKGAPTTPLTSVAVTKIVAEVLEQNNLPGAICSMTCGGADIGTAMAKDERVDLLSFTGSTHVGKMVAMMVQDRFGRKLLELGGNNAIIVFEDADLNLVVPSAVFASVGTAGQRCTTTRRLMLHESVHDSVVERITKAYKQVRIGDPWDPSTLYGPLHTKQAVDQYLAAIEQAKQQGGTLVCGGKVMDRPGNYVEPTIITGLAHDAPIVHTETFVPILYVLKFKTEEEAFAWNNEVKQGLSSSIFTKDMGRVFRWLGPKGSDCGIVNVNIPTSGAEIGGAFGGEKHTGGGRESGSDSWKQYMRRSTCTINYSKDLPLAQGIKFE from the coding sequence ATGCAGCGCTGCCTCACCCTGACCCTTGCCCAGCACAGCAGGCTCCTCTTGAGAAAGAAGTTTGCATCTGTTCGCTGCCAACAGTCAGCAGCCATGTCAGGTCTCCTCATTAACCAGCCCAAATACTCCTGGCTGAAAGAGCTGGGCCTGTCTGAGGACAACCCCGGTGTTTACAACGGGAGCTGGGGGGGCAGCGGGGAAGTCATCACATCGTACTGCCCGGCCAACAATGAGCCGATTGCCAGAGTAACCCAAGCAACTCTGGCGGAGTATGAAGAGACTGTCCAGAAGACGAGAGAGGCTTGGAAGATGTGGGCAGATATTCCAGCTCCCAAAAGAGGAGAGATTGTGCGGCAGATCGGAGACGCACTTAGAAAGAAGATTAAAGTCCTCGGGAGCCTGGTGTCTCTAGAAATGGGCAAGATCTACGTTGAGGGAGTCGGGGAGGTTCAGGAGTATGTTGATGTCTGTGATTATGCTGTCGGTCTGTCTAGAATGATTGGTGGGCCCGTCCTGCCTTCAGAAAGACCAGGGCATGCCCTGATTGAACAGTGGAACCCAGTTGGTCTTGTCGGCATCATCACCGCCTTTAACTTCCCCGTGGCTGTCTACGGCTGGAACAATGCCATCGCTCTGACCTGCGGCAACGTCTGCCTCTGGAAAGGAGCTCCAACCACACCTCTCACGAGTGTTGCAGTTACCAAGATTGTGGCTGAGGTGCTGGAGCAGAACAACCTGCCCGGTGCTATCTGCTCCATGACCTGCGGTGGCGCTGATATCGGCACAGCCATGGCGAAGGATGAGCGCGTGGACCTGTTGTCGTTCACTGGCAGCACCCATGTCGGCAAGATGGTGGCCATGATGGTGCAGGACAGGTTCGGCCGTAAGCTGCTGGAACTCGGTGGGAACAATGCTATCATTGTGTTTGAGGACGCCGACCTGAATCTTGTGgttccctctgctgtctttgcATCTGTTGGAACCGCTGGCCAGCGCTGCACCACAACCAGGAGGCTTATGCTGCATGAGAGTGTTCACGACTCAGTGGTTGAGAGGATCACCAAGGCCTACAAACAAGTCCGCATCGGAGACCCTTGGGATCCCAGCACCCTGTATGGGCCTCTGCACACCAAACAAGCTGTGGATCAGTATCTGGCAGCTATTGAGCAGGCCAAGCAGCAGGGTGGCACTCTGGTCTGCGGAGGAAAGGTGATGGACCGCCCTGGAAACTACGTGGAGCCCACCATCATCACAGGGCTGGCTCACGACGCTCCCATTGTCCACACGGAAACCTTCGTCCCCATACTGTATGTCCTCAAGTtcaagacagaagaggaggcgTTTGCCTGGAACAACGAGGTCAAGCAGGGCCTGTCCAGCAGCATCTTCACCAAAGATATGGGTCGCGTCTTCCGCTGGCTGGGACCCAAGGGATCCGACTGTGGCATCGTCAACGTCAACATTCCTACAAGCGGAGCTGAGATCGGAGGAGCCTTTGgtggagagaaacacacaggcGGTGGAAGGGAGTCTGGCAGCGATTCGTGGAAGCAGTACATGAGGCGTTCAACCTGCACGATAAACTACAGCAAGGATCTTCCTCTGGCCCAGGGAATCAAGTTCGAGTGA
- the actl6a gene encoding actin-like protein 6A encodes MSGGVYGGDEVGALVFDIGSYSVRAGYAGEDCPKADFPTVIGVTLDREDGSTPMETDGDKGKQSGTTYFIDTNQLRVPRENMEVMSPLKNGMIEDWDSFQAILDHTYKMHFKSEPSLHPVLMSEASWNTRAKREKLTELMFEHYNIPAFFLCKSAVLSAFANGRSTGLVLDSGATHTTAIPVHDGYVLQQGIVKSPLAGDFMSMQCRELFQELSCEIIPPYMIASKDPVREGSPASWKKKEKLPQVTRSWHNYMCNCVIQDFQASVLQVSDSPYDEQVAAQMPTVHYELPNGYNCDFGAERLKIPEGLFDPSNAKGLSGNTMLGVGHVVTTSVGMCDIDIRPGLYGSVVVTGGNTLIQGFTDRLNRELSQKTPPSMRLKLIANNTTVERRFSAWIGGSILASLGTFQQMWISKQEYEEGGKQCVDRKCP; translated from the exons ATGAGTGGCGGAGTGTATGGAGGCG ATGAGGTGGGAGCTTTGGTGTTCGACATTGGCTCATACTCCGTAAGAGCTGGCTATGCAGGTGAAGACTGTCCCAAG GCGGACTTCCCCACGGTTATAGGTGTGACCCTCGACCGAGAGGATGGCAGCACGCCCATGGAGACGGATGGGGACAAGGGCAAGCAGAGCGGCACTACCTACTTTATTGACACCAACCAGCTGAGGGTACCCAGGGAGAACATGGAGGTCATGTCTCCACTCAAGAATGGCATGA TTGAGGACTGGGACAGTTTCCAGGCCATTTTGGATCACACCTACAAGATGCACTTCAAGTCTGAACCCAGCCTGCATCCAGTGCTCATGTCAGAGGCGTCG tggaaCACGCGAGCGAAACGAGAGAAACTAACTGAGCTGATGTTTGAACATTACAACATTCCTGCCTTCTTCCTCTGCAAGTCTGCAGTGCTGTCAGC CTTTGCCAATGGGCGGTCTACAGGCCTGGTCCTGGATAGCGGagccacacacaccacagcaaTTCCAGTGCATGATGGCTACGTCCTGCAACAAG GAATCGTCAAATCACCCCTGGCTGGAGACTTCATGAGCATGCAGTGCAGGGAGCTTTTTCAAGAATTAAGTTGTGAAATCATCCCCCCTTACATGATCGCATCAAAG GATCCAGTGCGGGAGGGATCCCCAGCCAGctggaagaagaaggagaaactACCTCAAGTCACCCGCTCATGGCACAACTACATGTGTAAT tgtgtgatCCAGGACTTCCAGGCGTCTGTACTGCAGGTGTCAGACTCGCCATATGATGAACA GGTTGCTGCACAGATGCCCACTGTTCACTATGAGCTGCCCAATGGGTACAACTGTGACTTTGGAGCTGAGAGGCTGAAGATCCCAGAGGGCCTATTTGACCCCTCAAatgcaaag GGCCTGTCTGGAAACACCATGTTGGGAGTCGGCCACGTGGTGACGACCAGCGTGGGAATGTGTGACATCGACATCCGGCCG GGTCTGTATGGCAGTGTGGTGGTGACTGGAGGAAACACGCTCATTCAGGGCTTCACAGACCGACTGAACAGAGAACTCTCCCAGAAAACCCCTCCG AGCATGAGGCTGAAGCTGATCGCCAACAACACGACAGTGGAGCGCCGCTTCAGTGCCTGGATAGGAGGCTCTATCCTGGCATCACTC gGAACCTTCCAGCAGATGTGGATCTCCAAACAGGAGTACGAAGAGGGAGGAAAGCAGTGTGTGGACAGGAAGTGCCCTTGA